Proteins found in one Hevea brasiliensis isolate MT/VB/25A 57/8 chromosome 18, ASM3005281v1, whole genome shotgun sequence genomic segment:
- the LOC110673703 gene encoding uncharacterized mitochondrial protein AtMg00810-like: MDMKNAFLNGDLSEEVYMQPPPSYDHPPGKVCHLQKALYGLKQAFRAWFAKLSSTISKLGFSSSSFDSAIFIRKTYKGYTLLLLYVDDMIITGDDLQGVKEVQNFLYTQFEMKDLGRLSYFLGLEVSYDSKGYYLSQAKYAIDLLCRAGLTDNKTANTPLETNVKLSPTDGTILKDPTLYRQLVGSLIYLTATRPDIAYAVFYIVSQFMAAPCTSHFTIVLRILRYIKGTLFHGLHFSAQSSLELKAYSDADWAGDPTDRRSTTSYCFFLGDSLISWCSKKQTIVSQSSTEVEYRVLTDTTSELLWLRWLLQNMGVSQSNATTNIYCDNKSAIQIAHNDVFHERTKHIEIDCHFVRHHLVSGKLCLISVPSADQKADIFTKAHPPRPSKLSAKLAIKVSSHATTNIYCDNQSAIQIAHNDVFHE; this comes from the exons ATGGACATGAAAAATGCCTTTCTCAATGGGGATCTTTCTGAGGAAGTTTACATGCAACCTCCACCTAGTTATGATCATCCACCTGGGAAAGTTTGCCATCTTCAAAAGGCTTTATATGGACTTAAACAAGCCTTTAGAGCATGGTTTGCAAAACTCAGCTCTACAATCAGCAAATTGGGTTTCTCTTCTAGCTCTTTTGATAGTGCTATTTTTATTCGCAAGACTTATAAGGGATATACACTTTTGttattatatgtggatgatatgattatcaCAGGTGATGATTTGCAGGGTGTTAAAGAGGTGCAAAATTTTCTTTATACTCagtttgaaatgaaagaccttgGTCGTTTGAGTTATTTTCTTGGGTTAGAAGTCTCTTATGACAGCAAAGGCTATTATTTGTCTCAGGCTAAATATGCCATTGATCTTCTATGTCGAGCAGGTTTGACAGATAATAAAACTGCTAATACTCCTCTTGAGACAAATGTGAAACTTTCTCCTACGGATGGAACAATTTTGAAGGATCCAACACTCTACAGGCAGTTGGTTGGGAGTCTTATTTATCTCACTGCCACTCGACCAGACATAGCATATGCAgttt tTTATATTGTTAGCCAATTCATGGCTGCTCCTTGCACTTCTCACTTTACTATTGTTCTTCGTATCCTTCGATACATCAAAGGTACATTGTTCCATGGTCTTCATTTTTCTGCTCAATCATCACTTGAACTAAAAGCATATTCTGATGCTGACTGGGCTGGAGATCCTACCGATAGAAGATCTACAACTAGCTATTGTTTCTTTCTAGGAGATTCGCTTATATCTTGGTGTAGTAAGAAGCAAACAATAGTTTCTCAATCTAGTACGGAAGTAGAGTACAGGGTACTAACTGACACTACTTCTGAACTTCTCTGGTTAAGATGGTTATTACAGAATATGGGTGTCTCTCAATCTAATGCTACAACAAACATCTATTGTGACAATAAAAGTGCCATCCAAATTGCCCACAATGATGTTTTTCATGAACGAACTAAAcacattgagattgattgtcattttgttcGTCATCACCTTGTGAGTGGTAAGCTTTGTCTCATTTCGGTTCCTTCTGCTGATCAGAAGGCAGATATCTTCACCAAAGCTCATCCACCTAGGCCATCCAAATTGTCAGCCAAATTGGCAATCAAAGTGTCATCCCATGCTACAACAAACATCTATTGTGacaatcaaagtgccatccaaattGCCCACAATGATGTTTTTCATGAATGA